A single window of Candidatus Zixiibacteriota bacterium DNA harbors:
- the grpE gene encoding nucleotide exchange factor GrpE, with product MADKKDAVTNEEAVSNDENNDQVVEEESENAESSPEQEPEEELTEEEKLSRRVAELEDKLLRAAAEFENFKKRMARNYENMTRMASERILLDLLEVADSFERALEHMDKKTDLKAFREGTELIFGQMTTLLDKYEVTPIVALGEKFDPNLHEAMMQVPSEDYEEGLVAIEMSKGYRLGQHVLRHAKVGVSMGVVDEKKKDEK from the coding sequence ATGGCGGATAAGAAAGACGCGGTTACGAACGAAGAAGCTGTGTCAAACGACGAGAATAATGATCAGGTAGTGGAAGAAGAGAGCGAGAACGCGGAGTCTTCTCCCGAACAGGAACCCGAAGAAGAACTGACCGAGGAAGAAAAGCTCTCTCGGCGGGTGGCTGAACTTGAAGACAAGCTATTGCGGGCGGCTGCAGAGTTTGAGAATTTCAAGAAGCGCATGGCTCGCAACTATGAGAATATGACCCGTATGGCTTCCGAGCGTATCTTGTTGGATCTGCTGGAAGTTGCTGACAGTTTTGAACGAGCGCTTGAGCATATGGACAAGAAAACTGACTTGAAGGCATTTCGCGAGGGTACCGAACTCATATTTGGTCAGATGACCACTTTGCTGGACAAATATGAAGTGACTCCGATTGTAGCTCTGGGAGAAAAGTTCGATCCCAATCTGCACGAAGCGATGATGCAGGTTCCTTCTGAGGATTATGAGGAGGGGTTGGTGGCAATCGAGATGAGTAAGGGATACCGCCTTGGACAGCATGTTCTTCGTCATGCCAAGGTAGGTGTGAGTATGGGCGTGGTGGATGAAAAGAAGAAAGATGAAAAGTGA
- the hrcA gene encoding heat-inducible transcriptional repressor HrcA has product MAFENLSEREKRVLANLINYYISSADPVGSRIIANKFEMGVSSATIRNTLQDLEELGLISQPHTSAGRVPTDLGYRFYVDYLVQPEQLTEAEKEHIKQTILLKGRGINAILGQTSRILSEITNQLGVSIAPRFDEGVLKRVELIPISDERIMAVIVVRSGLARSVIIEVETSIPESTLREVEAVLNERLAGLTLGVIRDTISQRLVDAAAGGRLIKLIVDSKDHIWTEDRPGDVRVSGADNLLLQPEFADIDRISQLIKLVEDGSVLREFLLKAGEEGLIITIGQENQFSEILGCSLVTSSYRVGKIAGTIGIVGPTRMPYNKLASVVDYTARTITEVLAGMDSREED; this is encoded by the coding sequence ATGGCGTTTGAGAATCTGAGCGAACGAGAAAAACGAGTCCTTGCCAATCTGATTAACTATTATATCAGTTCGGCTGATCCGGTTGGTTCGCGGATTATTGCCAACAAATTCGAGATGGGTGTATCCTCGGCAACGATCCGAAATACGCTTCAGGACCTTGAGGAACTGGGTTTGATTTCGCAGCCTCATACGTCTGCGGGAAGGGTTCCCACCGATCTTGGGTACCGCTTTTATGTTGATTATCTTGTCCAGCCGGAGCAGTTGACTGAGGCCGAGAAGGAACATATCAAGCAGACGATTCTTCTTAAGGGTCGTGGCATCAATGCGATCCTGGGTCAGACATCGCGGATTCTCAGTGAAATTACAAATCAGCTCGGAGTATCAATCGCGCCCCGTTTCGATGAGGGTGTTCTCAAACGAGTCGAGTTGATTCCTATTTCCGACGAGCGGATCATGGCGGTGATTGTGGTCCGGTCGGGTCTGGCGCGGAGTGTCATTATTGAAGTAGAGACGTCAATCCCCGAATCGACGTTGCGCGAGGTGGAGGCAGTTCTCAATGAACGACTGGCTGGCCTTACGCTGGGTGTTATTCGCGATACGATTTCCCAGCGGCTAGTGGATGCTGCGGCAGGGGGAAGGCTTATTAAATTGATCGTAGATTCCAAAGATCATATCTGGACCGAGGATCGACCGGGTGATGTTCGTGTATCAGGTGCTGACAATTTGCTCCTCCAGCCGGAGTTTGCGGATATTGACCGGATATCGCAACTTATCAAGTTAGTCGAAGATGGCAGTGTTCTTCGCGAGTTCCTGCTAAAGGCAGGTGAAGAGGGGCTGATAATAACGATCGGGCAGGAAAATCAGTTCTCGGAGATACTGGGCTGCTCGTTGGTAACATCATCGTATCGGGTAGGCAAGATCGCCGGAACGATCGGCATTGTAGGTCCGACCCGGATGCCGTACAATAAACTGGCGTCGGTGGTTGACTATACCGCCAGGACGATTACAGAAGTTCTGGCCGGAATGGATTCGAGAGAGGAAGACTGA
- the dnaK gene encoding molecular chaperone DnaK, whose translation MGKIIGIDLGTTNSCVAVLEGQEPIIIPNQEGARTTPSIVAFTKDGERLVGAAAKRQAVTNPENTIFSIKRFMGRMLSEVSSEEKIVPYKVVANDKGAVEVESQGKTHNPPEISAMILGYLKQAAENYLGGEVKQAVITVPAYFNDAQRQATKDAGRIAGLEVLRIINEPTAASLSYGLQREIKQKVAVFDLGGGTFDISILSIADGVFEVEATNGDTHLGGDDFDQAIIDWMADEFKKTQGIDLRNDRMALQRLKEAAEKAKVELSSTMQTNINLPFVTADQSGPKHLDLTLSRAKFEQLTDALVQRTMDPCRAALADAKMTTGEIDEVVLVGGMTRMPRIIEVVKEVFGKEPHKGVNPDEVVAAGAAIQAGIMGGEMDDKDIVLLDVTPLSLGIETLGGVLTRLIERNSTIPTHKSQIFSTAADNQPAVSIHVLQGERQMAVDNRTLGRFDLVGIPAAPRGMPQIEVTFDIDANGIVNVSAKDKATGTEQSIKIEVSSSLSDQEIERMVQDAEKNAEEDSKKADLIKARNEADQLVYQTEKTLKEHGDKVSKEEKTNIEEAVQALKDSLASESVEVINTAKEALTTASHKLAEEMYKQAQAEQQAAAGEQPGAEPEPSGEETPGEEPKPEGAVDAEFEVVDDDKK comes from the coding sequence ATGGGCAAGATTATTGGCATTGATCTGGGCACGACGAATTCGTGCGTGGCGGTTCTTGAGGGTCAGGAACCGATCATTATTCCCAATCAGGAAGGGGCACGTACGACGCCCTCGATAGTTGCTTTCACCAAAGATGGCGAGCGCCTGGTAGGTGCCGCAGCCAAACGTCAGGCAGTGACCAACCCGGAGAACACGATTTTTTCAATCAAGCGTTTTATGGGTCGTATGCTCTCTGAGGTTTCGTCTGAAGAGAAGATCGTCCCTTATAAGGTTGTCGCTAACGACAAGGGAGCGGTCGAGGTCGAGAGCCAGGGCAAGACGCATAACCCGCCTGAAATCTCGGCGATGATACTGGGTTATCTAAAACAGGCGGCAGAGAACTATCTTGGCGGCGAGGTTAAACAGGCTGTTATAACGGTCCCTGCCTATTTCAATGACGCTCAACGTCAGGCTACCAAGGATGCCGGCCGTATTGCCGGTTTGGAAGTTCTGAGGATTATCAACGAGCCAACGGCTGCCTCACTTTCGTATGGCTTACAACGTGAAATTAAGCAGAAAGTGGCCGTTTTCGATCTTGGCGGCGGCACTTTTGATATTTCAATCCTGAGTATCGCCGATGGCGTGTTCGAGGTTGAGGCGACCAACGGCGACACGCATCTGGGTGGTGACGACTTCGATCAGGCGATCATTGACTGGATGGCTGACGAGTTCAAAAAGACCCAGGGCATTGACCTCCGTAATGACCGAATGGCTCTCCAGCGGCTCAAGGAAGCGGCTGAGAAGGCCAAGGTGGAGCTTTCGTCCACAATGCAGACCAATATCAACCTGCCGTTTGTGACCGCCGATCAATCTGGTCCTAAGCATCTGGACTTGACGCTCAGTCGAGCGAAGTTCGAACAACTTACCGACGCGCTTGTACAGCGCACTATGGACCCATGTCGGGCCGCTCTGGCGGATGCCAAAATGACGACCGGCGAAATCGATGAAGTGGTTCTGGTTGGTGGCATGACAAGAATGCCACGAATAATTGAAGTCGTAAAGGAAGTGTTTGGCAAGGAGCCTCACAAGGGGGTTAACCCGGATGAGGTCGTTGCTGCCGGGGCCGCAATTCAGGCCGGCATCATGGGTGGTGAGATGGACGACAAGGATATCGTTCTTCTCGACGTGACACCTTTGTCTCTGGGGATCGAAACTCTCGGCGGTGTTTTGACGAGACTCATCGAGCGCAACAGCACCATTCCGACTCACAAGTCGCAGATATTCTCGACTGCTGCTGACAACCAGCCGGCGGTGTCAATTCATGTTCTTCAGGGTGAACGCCAGATGGCTGTGGACAACCGCACTCTTGGTCGGTTCGATCTGGTTGGAATCCCGGCAGCGCCACGGGGGATGCCTCAGATTGAAGTAACGTTTGATATTGACGCCAACGGTATTGTCAATGTCAGCGCCAAAGACAAGGCGACCGGTACAGAGCAATCGATCAAGATTGAAGTGTCGTCCAGTCTCTCGGATCAGGAGATTGAACGCATGGTTCAGGATGCCGAGAAGAATGCGGAAGAGGACAGCAAGAAGGCGGATTTGATTAAGGCTCGCAATGAGGCGGACCAACTCGTCTATCAAACTGAGAAAACCCTCAAGGAGCATGGTGACAAGGTATCCAAGGAAGAGAAGACCAATATTGAAGAAGCTGTCCAGGCGTTGAAGGACTCTCTTGCCAGTGAATCAGTTGAAGTCATCAACACTGCCAAAGAAGCTCTCACGACTGCGTCACACAAGTTGGCCGAGGAGATGTACAAGCAGGCGCAGGCCGAGCAACAGGCCGCTGCCGGCGAACAACCGGGTGCCGAACCTGAGCCATCAGGCGAAGAAACTCCCGGCGAGGAACCCAAACCCGAAGGTGCCGTCGATGCTGAGTTTGAGGTTGTCGACGACGACAAGAAATAG
- the dnaJ gene encoding molecular chaperone DnaJ: protein MTQRDYYEVLGLDRGAAEDEIKAAYRKLAMKNHPDRNPGDASAEERFKEATEAYEVLKDDQKRQQYDQFGHAGLGQGGGFGGFEGGFDIGDALRAFMNNFGGAGGGAGGSIFDDLFGMGGGGRRQRNRGEDLRVRIELTLEEIATGIEKSLRVKRLVKCDDCGGSGVATGSSKKTCPQCKGAGRVRTLSRTILGTVQQVTACNMCRGVGEVISDPCRTCGGEGRVRGTSMIKIKIPPGVSSGNYMTVDSMGNVAPGNGEPGDVIAVFEESEHEFFTRRGGNIVCELPISFTTAALGGVVSVPSLWGDVQLRIPAGTQPGKVLKMRGKGIPHLHRNGSGDQLVQITVWVPTKLRTEDKNMLEKLSSSESFTAPTGGKSFFSKLRETLGV from the coding sequence ATGACACAACGCGACTACTATGAAGTCCTCGGACTTGACCGAGGCGCAGCTGAGGATGAGATCAAGGCGGCTTATCGTAAGCTGGCCATGAAGAATCATCCTGACCGCAATCCGGGAGATGCTTCCGCTGAGGAGCGATTCAAAGAAGCTACAGAGGCCTACGAAGTTCTCAAGGATGACCAGAAGCGGCAGCAATATGACCAGTTTGGTCATGCCGGCCTTGGTCAGGGGGGAGGTTTTGGTGGATTCGAGGGTGGCTTTGATATTGGTGACGCTCTGCGCGCTTTTATGAACAACTTCGGTGGGGCCGGAGGTGGAGCCGGGGGATCAATCTTCGACGATTTGTTCGGTATGGGTGGCGGTGGACGACGGCAACGCAACCGTGGTGAAGATCTTCGGGTGCGTATCGAGTTGACGTTGGAGGAGATTGCAACCGGTATTGAGAAATCTCTGCGCGTGAAACGTCTTGTCAAGTGTGATGACTGTGGTGGCAGTGGAGTGGCGACCGGATCGAGCAAAAAGACCTGCCCTCAGTGTAAAGGGGCTGGTCGCGTACGTACACTTTCCCGAACGATCCTGGGAACGGTCCAACAGGTTACAGCCTGCAACATGTGTCGCGGAGTTGGTGAGGTAATCTCTGACCCCTGTCGCACCTGTGGTGGCGAAGGTCGTGTGCGCGGTACCAGTATGATCAAGATCAAGATTCCGCCGGGTGTGTCCAGCGGCAATTACATGACTGTAGACAGCATGGGTAACGTTGCTCCCGGCAACGGTGAACCGGGAGATGTTATAGCCGTGTTCGAAGAAAGTGAACATGAGTTCTTTACCCGTCGCGGTGGCAACATCGTTTGCGAGTTACCCATTTCTTTCACCACGGCCGCTCTGGGCGGAGTCGTTTCGGTTCCCTCTTTGTGGGGTGATGTGCAATTGCGGATACCGGCCGGTACTCAACCGGGCAAAGTACTCAAGATGCGTGGTAAGGGTATCCCACATCTGCATCGTAACGGCAGCGGTGATCAGTTGGTACAGATCACAGTGTGGGTGCCGACCAAGTTGCGGACAGA